A stretch of the Archangium violaceum genome encodes the following:
- a CDS encoding alpha/beta hydrolase, translated as MPEVASSLPADFQRSRGSQWGLLSALILTAVAGCSDKVPPDAAPGEGRPLLWGNCPALPEGATRDPRQTCATLQVPLDYHHPDGRTLEIAISRIATARPDSRRGVLVLNPGGPGLEGLDLPSLAATVLPSEVLERYDLIGFDPRGVGHSSPVTCGLTDVSLVDLFPYPAADGSIDANVALARETAARCAASTSGDILPFITTANTARDMEQIRQALGERMISYWGQSYGTYLGAVYASLFAENTDRMVLEGNVDPTRVWYGVYHYWGEGMASRFPDAARFAAANNDTVHFGTTLEEVTAAYLELASRLDATPASVPGTSARITGGLFRTVTYSLLQKNEQIPLLVQFWRAIDNLTDGAPTAEDAALLQQVFAQEPARADVPADNQTAVFLALACGDASWPTDIEVYRKKTAEDRAAHPLTAGMPFNIWPCAFWKTQPREAPVEVTRQGAHNLLLLQNRRDNATPWESGLGMRKALGARATFVELDAGGHYVYGQGSSCVDGVSNTFLMTGQLPQGDVSCAN; from the coding sequence ATGCCAGAGGTGGCAAGCTCCCTCCCTGCTGATTTCCAGCGTTCGCGCGGTTCGCAATGGGGTCTGCTCTCCGCCTTGATTCTGACGGCCGTGGCGGGCTGCTCGGACAAGGTCCCTCCCGACGCGGCGCCGGGGGAGGGCAGGCCCCTCCTCTGGGGGAATTGCCCGGCACTTCCGGAAGGCGCCACCCGAGACCCTCGCCAAACATGTGCGACCCTTCAGGTCCCGCTGGATTATCACCACCCGGATGGGCGCACCCTCGAGATCGCGATCTCGCGCATTGCCACCGCCAGGCCGGATTCCCGACGAGGCGTTCTCGTGTTGAACCCGGGTGGACCGGGGCTCGAAGGACTTGATCTTCCGAGCCTGGCCGCCACCGTGCTGCCTTCCGAGGTTCTCGAGCGCTATGACCTGATTGGATTCGACCCTCGCGGTGTGGGGCACAGCTCTCCTGTCACCTGCGGGCTGACCGACGTCAGCCTCGTCGACCTCTTCCCGTACCCCGCCGCGGACGGCTCGATCGACGCGAACGTCGCCCTCGCCCGCGAAACCGCGGCTCGATGTGCCGCATCCACTTCGGGCGACATCCTGCCATTCATCACCACCGCCAACACCGCCCGTGACATGGAGCAGATCCGTCAAGCGCTGGGGGAGAGGATGATTTCCTACTGGGGCCAGTCCTACGGCACCTACCTGGGGGCGGTGTACGCGTCCTTGTTCGCCGAAAACACCGACCGGATGGTGCTCGAGGGAAACGTGGACCCCACGAGGGTCTGGTATGGAGTCTACCACTACTGGGGCGAGGGCATGGCCAGTCGGTTCCCCGATGCCGCCCGCTTCGCCGCGGCGAACAACGACACCGTCCACTTCGGCACGACCCTGGAGGAGGTGACGGCGGCGTACCTCGAGTTGGCGAGCCGGCTCGACGCGACCCCCGCTTCCGTCCCCGGAACGAGCGCGCGGATCACAGGGGGTCTGTTCCGAACCGTCACCTACAGCCTGTTACAAAAGAATGAGCAGATTCCGCTCCTCGTCCAGTTCTGGCGCGCTATCGACAATCTCACCGATGGAGCGCCCACCGCCGAGGATGCCGCGCTGCTTCAGCAGGTCTTCGCCCAGGAACCGGCCAGGGCGGACGTTCCCGCCGACAATCAGACGGCTGTCTTCCTGGCGCTCGCCTGTGGTGACGCGAGCTGGCCCACCGACATCGAGGTCTACAGGAAGAAGACTGCCGAGGACCGGGCTGCTCATCCTCTCACCGCCGGCATGCCATTCAATATCTGGCCGTGCGCCTTCTGGAAGACCCAGCCTCGCGAGGCCCCGGTCGAGGTGACCCGCCAGGGAGCGCACAACCTCCTCCTGCTGCAAAACCGACGTGACAACGCGACCCCATGGGAATCCGGGCTGGGCATGCGAAAGGCCCTCGGGGCGCGCGCGACGTTTGTCGAGCTCGACGCGGGCGGCCACTATGTCTACGGTCAGGGCTCATCCTGCGTGGATGGCGTGTCCAATACGTTCCTCATGACCGGACAACTGCCCCAGGGCGACGTCTCCTGCGCGAATTAG
- a CDS encoding aminoglycoside phosphotransferase family protein — protein MAEGPAGEAWLAGLGPVVEELADRWSLAVGRTLTGGTEALVVDVTMADGRQAVLKVNLPARDPSASQLRTLLAARGRGYAEVYAYDPSRGTMLMERLGPSLNDLGLPVDLQLELLCETLTEAWALVPEGACFMTGAEKARSLSDFIETSWRELGRPCPVELIDTALRYAESRRRAFEPTQAVLAHGDSHPWNALQVPGGGSRRFKFVDPDGLIIERAYDLGILMREWTSELLAGDPLALGTRRCRRLAELTGVDAEAIWQWGFIERTSTGLLCARFGWEEAREMLAVAEAWAMGMAE, from the coding sequence ATGGCGGAAGGGCCAGCGGGCGAGGCATGGCTTGCCGGGCTCGGTCCTGTCGTCGAGGAACTGGCCGACCGGTGGAGCCTGGCTGTCGGCCGGACGCTGACGGGCGGCACGGAGGCGCTCGTGGTGGACGTCACGATGGCGGACGGACGTCAGGCCGTGCTGAAGGTCAACCTTCCGGCCCGCGACCCGTCGGCGAGCCAGCTCCGGACCTTGCTGGCCGCTCGGGGGCGCGGCTATGCGGAAGTCTACGCCTACGACCCGTCACGGGGGACGATGCTCATGGAGCGCCTCGGCCCTTCACTGAACGATCTCGGCCTGCCCGTCGACCTTCAGCTGGAGCTTCTCTGCGAGACGTTGACCGAGGCCTGGGCGCTCGTGCCCGAGGGCGCTTGCTTCATGACCGGCGCGGAGAAGGCGCGAAGTCTCAGTGACTTCATCGAGACCTCCTGGCGCGAGCTGGGGCGACCGTGCCCCGTGGAGCTCATCGACACCGCGCTCCGCTACGCCGAGAGCCGTCGTCGTGCCTTCGAGCCGACCCAGGCCGTGCTCGCGCATGGCGACTCCCATCCGTGGAATGCGCTGCAGGTGCCTGGCGGCGGGTCGAGGCGCTTCAAGTTCGTCGATCCCGACGGTCTCATCATCGAGCGCGCTTATGACCTCGGAATACTGATGCGCGAGTGGACCTCGGAGCTCCTGGCTGGCGACCCCTTGGCGCTTGGGACGAGGCGCTGCCGCCGATTGGCGGAACTGACAGGCGTGGATGCGGAGGCGATCTGGCAGTGGGGCTTCATCGAGCGCACGTCCACCGGGTTGCTCTGCGCCAGGTTTGGCTGGGAAGAGGCTCGCGAGATGCTCGCGGTCGCCGAGGCGTGGGCGATGGGAATGGCCGAGTGA
- a CDS encoding alpha/beta fold hydrolase, with protein MVTVAVATVVLLSAALGYRALLQQRVARTLRIDVPPGVAEERFVRLGGIEQWVSIRGEDARNPVLLVLHGGPGAPYSLLTPTLRCWEKDFTVVQWDRRGAGKTLARNGKGGSGEMSFRRMQEDAIELCAFLDERLPGRKRLLLASSAGTLLGLPLVRARPDLFAAYVGTDFNVGMAANEQVTHAETLAWVAKNGSRADVAFLSRMGSDPRRWDVASYNRMVRLRDRTTRDGRGMAAIFMPLMLSSPAHGLRDLQALAEGLSFCTERLFAEMVAFDAHTVAPSVELPFFVFQGDSDVHTPASVAAAYCETLEAPLKHFELIADSGHMGAFVRPERFLELLRRHVLPAITGAPPRSAPDGASGRTSMPL; from the coding sequence ATGGTGACGGTCGCTGTTGCAACAGTCGTCCTCCTCTCGGCAGCGCTCGGCTACCGGGCACTGCTTCAGCAGCGGGTCGCGCGAACGCTTCGCATCGACGTGCCTCCCGGAGTCGCCGAGGAGCGGTTCGTGCGCCTGGGGGGAATCGAGCAGTGGGTCAGCATTCGTGGGGAGGACGCGCGCAACCCCGTGCTCCTGGTGCTTCACGGGGGACCGGGCGCGCCCTACTCGCTCCTCACCCCCACCCTGCGCTGCTGGGAGAAGGACTTTACCGTCGTGCAGTGGGACCGGAGGGGCGCCGGAAAGACGCTCGCGCGAAACGGCAAGGGGGGAAGCGGTGAGATGAGCTTCAGGCGCATGCAGGAGGACGCCATCGAGCTGTGCGCGTTCCTCGACGAGCGGCTGCCGGGCCGCAAGCGGCTCCTCCTCGCCAGCTCCGCGGGAACGCTGCTGGGGCTGCCGCTCGTGCGGGCCCGGCCAGACCTCTTCGCGGCATACGTGGGCACGGACTTCAACGTGGGCATGGCCGCGAACGAGCAGGTGACGCACGCGGAGACGCTCGCCTGGGTGGCGAAGAACGGGAGCCGCGCGGACGTCGCATTCCTGTCGCGGATGGGGTCGGACCCCCGCCGATGGGACGTGGCCTCCTACAATCGCATGGTGCGGCTGCGCGACAGGACGACCCGGGACGGCCGGGGCATGGCGGCAATCTTCATGCCCCTCATGCTTTCCTCACCGGCGCATGGGCTGCGTGACCTTCAAGCCCTCGCCGAGGGCCTGAGCTTCTGCACGGAGCGGCTCTTCGCCGAGATGGTGGCATTCGACGCCCACACGGTAGCTCCAAGCGTCGAGCTTCCCTTTTTCGTCTTCCAGGGAGACTCGGATGTCCACACACCCGCTTCCGTCGCCGCGGCGTACTGCGAGACGCTCGAGGCACCGCTCAAGCACTTCGAGCTGATTGCCGACTCGGGCCACATGGGCGCATTCGTCCGGCCCGAGCGGTTTCTCGAGCTGCTTCGGCGGCACGTGCTGCCTGCCATCACCGGGGCTCCGCCCAGGAGCGCTCCTGACGGAGCATCTGGGAGGACCTCGATGCCTCTATGA